A genomic window from Pecten maximus chromosome 2, xPecMax1.1, whole genome shotgun sequence includes:
- the LOC117321935 gene encoding mucin-22-like — protein sequence MENHQGNAVFPQLATVDHPIVAIDLESGHEDKSVCDRDNNVRKSVRCKRPPQSFSPGLDGTVGERNESSKTKKQRTKSATAPDRPCDLMPNGDPFLCDLCMSPYVINRSLKRSLKNKRSKHNPAPRNKMDPLTGKILMLCNACSITFDRPRKPRKIVPVPTAEEMEKYLEGAKHFAKHLAEKMNRPEAERLYCPVVRPKTCACLQRYISGDGDSDGFDTRAKAMIDLLMKAKELSSEKCYSKDIETKRKRMGPKNQGIGIGNGQKRSKAFEEFVLSQRTYLKNDIKLCERAVQKVLMYSNNFLHKKLVTEKSLCRAKPVNGMARKGLLQPFDTLPQTRCCVDNCVMMAITHKKLLQDWRNRSNKGQSEHRRVIAEMLTPSAGARTNCYTFITMVTGSSRSTIVQVSHQMKQTGGEREPPTHGMKKFWQCNSRRKSTETMSPTKNSSNLGKTSSSTTFTHSVAPPISKQSMTASSHNSTTASNIIIPVSVNSTSSGGSSLTVQRQQLLQIQQQMFEQQVQQQQQQHLLQQQLLQHTIMQQIGQATDGMPQNLPMLQTMIDQLNVQIQNTQQQLQLSLRTMNMIGSQPVGSGAIGSTQNMLTNAENSSVIETTSRGNFLGVESAPNTHSNLIQICGTLETANLSQQQSSVMASSNIGTHIQTSDQGGLGQTTNQILSTLSPQDQQYLNQLSPSQMQGQTHSRMNNSQNYCNNLSLQSNGQTIIQVQQSPAIPSSHHTQYVQTFVPGSQLNKGRGNLNDNGSLEQFVIQTYPSTNQCVQENPARSSQNSVLVQQLNAPVNQGPRLTVPPLLLVNQQQVDCGDGLPSASHLSKELYDIPESGYQQNSTRIDTEHSLLHTPILDLTPSVVTPFVSVPSQTITESTLGTVSVIGQTVSENTLRTVNVIGQTTAENMLGTVNTIGQTTTENMLETVNVIGQATTENMLGTVNVIGQTTTENTLGTVSTIGQTNTENTLGTVNVINQTTTENTVGTVNVIGQTISENTLRSVNVHNQTTTENTLGTVNLIGQTESNPESMTIAENTTIARSIPGTSTVTTIESVTMTAQNTKESVLESAATTDQNVTDRTPEQTIASDTSKGRTEGFTSVCGQTNKDNSSITMSGGQTMLDNASMSIVSQSITGSRPGSPCVAAVSSTCENTQLCNIPVKSSYQSVVCSSLVTSVLAEENNSFPDRTTNNIGCHSYTVASNMRMSQTSTNTKPVVTIFHTSPKSAFHTPQKLAVATSNCSTVCTPSTNKSLQVENAHTHNMQVTNSLPGNLHENMNIDVVHNTRVSNVSVTSLSTSKSRSKTTRRSRTTKVTQSRFPTSSVSVIPSTPLNTSTFLSVPLIQAIPRGKSNTSLRQLPAFSVSPSQKHQNCAPFLHASDSQTHSSVSEFKQHLQENALNESHVRIQHTAANAYSSTIEKDIHHATRKSTDVIRTDRAKSAPLSLSSPGSRNKGTDEQNLVSSSQVSQDSVYCNVQTSNNGHSTSSHGKNASSYPSNPVARLATQSLIGNTAESTSPYSVSVATPLVKTVSNTSHHEFLNVPGPQLQNKVGSLQQSGKDTHVPETNSHQQPPKKLSLEGISTSTVHVGSQETPVSDSILPINCTLVINPSQNQRAMVGTGQNQPIIGQIQPMLPNVTTHTRTQLLVESKNTGDQRTQSAGTLPQSATTLPLVPNTTFTIDSDTLMRLCQQASLLRTPVVSVDMNPQVSKNL from the exons ATGGAAAATCACCAAGGTAATGCTGTCTTCCCTCAGTTGGCCACAGTGGACCACCCTATAGTTGCAATAGATTTGGAGAGTGGACATGAG GACAAGTCAGTCTGTGACAGAGATAACAATGTGAGAAAGAGTGTCAGATGTAAGCGACCACCCCAGTCCTTCTCGCCAGGCCTAGATGGCACTGTGGGTGAGCGCAATGAATCAAGTAAAACCAAGAAACAGAGGACAAAGTCAGCTACTGCACCAGACCGACCTTGTGATCTCATGCCAAATG gTGATCCTTTCCTGTGTGACCTGTGTATGTCTCCCTACGTCATCAACAGATCACTCAAACGTTCTCTCAAAAACAAAAGGTCCAAACACAATCCTGCTCCCCGTAACAAGATGGACCCTCTCACAGGGAAGATTCTGATGCTGTGTAATgcatgta gcATAACTTTTGACAGACCACGAAAACCTAGAAAGATAGTTCCAGTGCCAACAGCAGAAGAGATGGAAAAATATCTGGAAGGTGCAAAACATTTTGCTAAACACCTGGCTGAAAAAATGAATAGACCCGAGG ctGAAAGGTTATACTGTCCAGTGGTCCGACCTAAGACATGTGCATGCTTACAAAGATACATCAGTGGTGATG GGGACTCTGACGGGTTTGATACACGAGCTAAAGCTATGATTGACTTGTTAATGAAGGCCAAGGAACTCAGCTCAGAGAAGTGTTATTCTAAGGACATTGAGACAAAGAGAAA GAGGATGGGTCCTAAAAATCAAGGTATAGGCATAGGAAATGGACAAAAGCGATCCAAGGCGTTTGAAGAGTTCGTTCTCTCCCAGAGGACGTACCTCAAGAATGATATAAAGCTGTGTGAGAGAGCTGTACAAAAGGTCCTGATGTACTCCAACAACTTCCTCCACAAAAAACTTGTCACTGAAAAG AGTTTGTGTCGTGCTAAGCCTGTTAATGGAATGGCCAGGAAAGGCCTCCTACAGCCATTTGATACACTGCCCCAGACTCGGTGTTGTGTGGACAACTGTGTAATG ATGGCAATTACTCACAAGAAGCTGCTTCAGGATTGGAGGAATAGATCTAACAAAGGCCAATCAGAGCACAGGAGAGTTATAGCCGAGATGTTGACTCCATCTG CTGGAGCAAGGACCAACTGTTACACATTCATCACCATGGTTACGGGGTCATCACGTAGCACAATTGTCCAGGTGAGCCATCAAATGAAGCAAACAGGCGGCGAGAGGGAGCCACCTACTCACGGAATGAAAAAGTTCTGGCAGTGCAACAGTCGCCGAAAAAGTACAGAGACGATGAGTCCAACAAAAAATTCCTCTA ACTTGGGGAAAACTAGTAGCAGTACAACATTCACTCATTCTGTAGCACCACCTATCTCTAAACAGAGTATGACGGCATCATCCCACAATTCTACAACAGCTTCAAACATCATCATCCCTGTGTCTGTGAACTCTACCAGCTCTGGTGGATCAAGT TTAACAGTACAGCGACAACAGCTTCTACAGATACAGCAGCAGATGTTTGAACAACAAGTGCAGCAGCAACAGCAACAGCATCTTCTACAACAACAGCTTCTTCAGCACACCATTATGCAACAAATCGGACAAGCAACTGACGGCATGCCACAG AACCTTCCTATGCTGCAGACTATGATCGATCAATTGAATGTACAGATTCAGAACACACAACAGCAGCTCCAGTTATCTTTGAGAACCATGAATATGATTGGATCACAGCCTGTTGGTAGTGGTGCCATTGGATCAACACAAAACATGCTAACCAATGCTGAAAACAGCAGTGttatagaaacaacatctcGTGGAAATTTTCTAGGTGTGGAGTCGGCACCAAATACACATTCAAACCTGATACAGATATGTGGAACCCTGGAAACGGCTAATCTTTCTCAACAGCAATCAAGTGTCATGGCATCCAGTAACATTGGTACACATATCCAGACATCTGATCAAGGAGGACTCGGTCAAACTACAAACCAGATCTTATCAACTCTCTCACCACAGGATCAACAGTACTTGAATCAGCTGTCACCTTCACAGATGCAAGGACAAACACATAGCCGTATGAATAATTCACAAAACTATTGCAATAATTTATCACTGCAGAGCAACGGACAAACAATCATCCAAGTCCAGCAATCACCAGCAATTCCTTCATCGCACCATACACAATATGTCCAAACATTCGTGCCAGGGTCACAGCTCAATAAAGGTAGGGGGAATTTGAATGATAACGGTTCATTAGAACAGTTTGTTATCCAAACTTATCCCAGCACGAATCAATGTGTTCAGGAAAACCCTGCCAGAAGTTCACAGAATAGTGTATTGGTTCAACAGCTGAACGCCCCTGTAAATCAAGGACCACGCCTTACAGTGCCTCCTTTACTTCTTGTCAACCAACAGCAGGTTGATTGTGGTGATGGTCTTCCAAGTGCATCTCACCTAAGTAAAGAGTTGTATGATATCCCAGAAAGTGGATACCAGCAAAATTCCACCCGTATAGACACTGAACATAGTTTATTACATACTCCTATTTTAGATCTTACCCCAAGTGTTGTGACACCATTTGTAAGTGTACCTAGTCAGACAATCACAGAAAGTACGCTTGGAACAGTGAGTGTGATTGGTCAGACCGTCTCAGAAAACACCCTTAGAACAGTGAATGTTATTGGTCAGACTACCGCAGAAAACATGCTTGGAACAGTAAATACTATTGGTCAGACTACCACAGAAAACATGCTAGAAACTGTGAACGTCATTGGTCAGGCTACCACAGAGAACATGCTAGGAACAGTGAACGTCATTGGTCAGACTACCACGGAAAACACGCTTGGAACAGTTAGCACCATTGGTCAGACTAACACGGAAAACACGCTTGGAACAGTGAATGTGATTAATCAGACAACCACAGAAAACACTGTTGGAACAGTGAATGTGATTGGGCAGACCATTTCGGAGAACACCCTTAGATCTGTGAACGTTCATAACCAAACTACCACGGAAAACACGCTTGGAACAGTGAACTTAATTGGTCAGACCGAAAGCAATCCAGAGTCAATGACTATAGCTGAAAATACTACAATTGCAAGAAGTATTCCGGGAACAAGCACAGTAACCACTATTGAGTCGGTGACAATGACTGCCCAGAACACTAAAGAAAGTGTGCTGGAATCAGCAGCCACGACTGATCAAAACGTCACAGACAGAACTCCAGAGCAAACGATTGCGAGTGACACATCCAAAGGACGTACAGAGGGGTTTACGAGTGTGTGTGGTCAGACCAACAAAGACAACTCTTCAATTACCATGAGTGGTGGTCAGACCATGCTAGACAATGCGTCAATGAGTATCGTTAGTCAGAGCATCACAGGAAGTAGACCAGGATCACCTTGTGTGGCTGCCGTATCCTCAACCTGTGAGAACACTCAGTTATGCAACATTCCAGTCAAAAGCAGTTATCAGTCGGTCGTTTGTTCTAGTCTTGTCACGTCAGTTTTGGCAGAGGAAAACAATTCCTTTCCTGATAGAACTACAAACAACATTGGTTGTCATAGTTATACAGTAGCCTCAAACATGCGTATGTCGCAAACGTCAACAAACACCAAACCGGTAGTCACTATCTTTCATACGTCGCCTAAAAGTGCATTCCACACTCCTCAGAAACTGGCAGTGGCTACCAGTAACTGCAGTACTGTCTGTACTCCTTCTACAAACAAATCTCTACAAGTTGAAAATGCACACACACATAATATGCAAGTGACAAATTCTCTGCCAGGAAATTTGCACGAGAATATGAACATTGATGTTGTGCATAATACACGTGTGTCGAATGTTTCTGTGACTTCACTGTCAACAAGTAAGTCACGTAGTAAAACGACACGGCGTAGTCGCACAACTAAGGTAACACAAAGCCGATTCCCGACTTCTTCTGTAAGTGTTATACCATCTACGCCTTTGAACACGAGCACGTTTCTATCAGTTCCATTGATTCAAGCGATACCAAGAGGTAAATCAAACACTTCACTCAGACAGCTACCAGCGTTTTCCGTTTCTCCTTCCCAGAAACATCAAAACTGTGCACCTTTTCTACATGCTAGTGATTCGCAAACGCATTCATCTGTGTCAGAATTCAAACAGCATTTACAAGAGAATGCTTTAAATGAAAGTCATGTGCGAATTCAGCATACTGCAGCGAATGCTTATTCATCAACAATTGAGAAAGATATACACCATGCCACTCGTAAATCAACAGACGTCATAAGAACAGACCGAGCTAAATCGGCGCCGTTATCATTATCCTCACCTGGATCTCGAAACAAAGGAACGGATGAGCAGAATTTAGTATCCAGTTCTCAAGTATCTCAAGACTCTGTGTATTGCAATGTACAGACTTCTAACAATGGTCATTCAACAAGTTCACATGGCAAAAATGCTTCTTCATATCCTTCTAATCCTGTCGCGAGGCTTGCTACCCAAAGTCTTATTGGTAATACTGCAGAAAGCACGAGCCCGTATTCGGTCAGTGTTGCAACACCGCTCGTGAAGACAGTGTCAAATACTTCCCACCACGAGTTTCTTAATGTTCCCGGACCGCAACTTCAGAACAAAGTTGGTTCTCTACAACAAAGTGGGAAAGATACGCATGTTCCAGAGACTAACTCTCATCAACAACCACCAAAGAAGTTGTCATTGGAAGGCATTTCTACGTCAACTGTGCATGTGGGGTCTCAGGAGACTCCTGTGAGTGATAGTATTCTTCCTATAAATTGTACACTCGTCATCAATCCCTCGCAGAATCAGCGTGCTATGGTAGGAACAGGACAGAATCAGCCAATCATTGGCCAGATTCAACCCATGCTACCCAATGTAACTACACATACTCGGACACAGCTATTAGTAGAATCAAAGAACACTGGAGACCAACGAACTCAGTCGGCAGGAACTCTACCACAGTCGGCAACAACTCTACCATTAGTGCCCAATACTACCTTTACTATTGATTCTGACACGTTGATGAGGTTATGCCAACAGGCTTCATTGCTACGTACACCAGTAGTCAGCGTGGATATGAACCCACAAGTCAGCAAGAATTTGTAG